The sequence GGCGGTACAGGCTTTATAGTTGAATACTTTGGCGAAGGCGCGCAGTCGCTTTCGGCTACCGGTAAAGGTACCATTTGTAACATGGGTGCCGAAATAGGTGCTACCACTTCGATATTTGGTTACGACGAGAAAGCCGCCGCTTACCTGCGCGGTACTGAGCGTGCCGAGATAGCCGACATGGCCGATGCTGTTGCCCAGCACTTAACCGGCGATGCTGAGGTTTACGCCAACCCTGAAAAATATTTTGACCAGGTGATCGAGATCAACCTGAGCGAACTGGAGCCGCATGTGAACGGTCCGTTCACCCCGGATCTGGCCTGGCCGCTGTCTAAATTTGCTACCGCTGTTAAAGAGAACGGCTGGCCAGCGAAACTGGAAGTTGGTTTGATCGGTTCGTGCACCAACTCATCATACGAGGATATTACCCGTGCCGCATCGATAGCTAAACAAGCTACCGATAAAGGTTTGAAAGCTAAGGCCGAATACACGGTAACCCCTGGTTCGGAACTGGTGCGTTACACCGTTGAGCGCGATGGCTACCTGGATACCTTCGAGCAGATTGGTGGTGTGGTACTGGCTAATGCCTGCGGCCCTTGCATTGGCCAGTGGGCACGTCATACCGACGACCCTACCCGTAAAAACTCTATCATTACTTCGTTCAACCGTAACTTTGCTAAAAGGCAAGACGGTAATCCGAATACACACGCCTTTGTAGCATCGCCGGAAATTGTTACCGCCTTTGCTATCGCTGGTGATCTTACCTTTAACCCGGTAACCGATACGCTGACCAACGAGGCCGGCGAGCAGGTAAAACTGGATGAGCCAATGGGTATCGAACTACCTGTAAAGGGCTTCGCGGTTGAAGATGCAGGTTACCAGGCACCGGCCGAAGATGGCAGTGGTGTACAGGTGATCGTTAGCCCTACATCGGCACGTTTACAATTGCTTGATCCGTTTAAGCCTTGGGAAGGTACCGATATTACCGGCCTGAAACTGCTGATAAAAGCTAAAGGTAAATGTACTACCGACCACATCAGTATGGCCGGCCCATGGTTAAAATTCCGTGGCCACCTGGATAATATCAGCAACAATATGCTGATCGGCGCTATCAACTTCTTCAATAATACTGCCGATAGCGTGAAGAATGAACTGACCGGCGAATACGGTCCAGTTCCGGCTACGCAACGCGATTACAAAGCGCATGGCATCGGTTCGATAGTTGTTGGTGACGAGAACTACGGTGAAGGTTCATCGCGCGAGCATGCCGCTATGGAGCCACGCCACTTAGGTGTACGTGCTATACTGGTAAAATCGTTCGCCCGTATCCACGAGACCAACCTGAAAAAACAAGGTATGCTGGGTATCACCTTTGCCGATCCTGCTGATTACGACAAGATCCTGGAAGATGATACCATCGATATCACCGGCCTGACCACTTTTGCACCAGACAAACAACTGGGCATTACGCTGCATCACGCCGATGGTACTACCGAAAGCTTCCCTGTTAACCACACCTACAATGCACAGCAAATAGAGTGGTTCAAAGCCGGCGGCGCGCTGAACATCATACGTGCGCAGCAAGGTAAGTAAGTTAAGCCGAAAGGTTAAAGGCGAAAGCTAAAAGGCCTCTTGCCAGACAATATAAAGCCGCTCCTGAAAAAGGGGCGGCTTTTTTTGTGTACCCAATCGTCATCCTGAGCGCGAGCGAAGGATCCCTAACTATACAGAGTGGCCCTGCTGATCGGGGATGTTTCGCTCGCGCTCAACATGACGTGGACGGACCGGGCGTACGTCGTAGGCAGCGATGAGTTTTATACCCATTGCTATGGTTGCCCGGAGATGTTTACATGAGGGTTTGGGTTGCGATACGCGTTACAGGTAGCGATGGGTTTGAAACCCATCGCTATATAGGGTTATCCGGCTGGGTGGAGTAGAAACACCAGAAAGGGTGCTAAATAAGATCAGGATGTTTAATTTTAATGCATCATTATCTATCTTCATTTTTTAAATAAACAAAAAGCCATTTCATGAAATTGATCATAACTATTTTTTGTTTTTGTTATGTGCTAACAGTTAAAGCACAAATTGGGACCCAGCATGTTGTAGAACCCACTGGCAACTATAAACAAATAGACTTGAGCAAGGAGTTACTGGTGATAAGTAGAATTAGCGACCCCAACAACAAGCAGAAGGCGAAATTGATCGATTCGGTGGAAAGTGTTACTAATAATTTCACTCCGTCTGTGTTATATATCCTGTCCTCGGTGCTGTTTAGCGATAACCAAAAAGAGAGAGGGATGTTCTGGTTTTATGTTGCACAATTAAGGGCCAGGTACGACGTGAACCGCTGCGCCGACAAAACCGCGTCAGCTGCACGTTATAATCAAATGATCGGCCCTCCAATTAACAAATACGCGTTTGAACATTTAGATACTTTAGAACGCATCATAGCACGGGTGATAGATTTTGTCAGGAATAATAACGAAAATTATGACCAGCGGTGGATCAATATGGAAGGAATGGGAGCGTTTGACTCTGCCATGAACCCCGATCATAAAAACGAACCATTAAGCATACCGAAAGATAAATGGGCAGCTATTAAAGCAAAGACCATAGAAGATTATAGTAATGGTTTTAAAGAGACTCTGGCCTCACAGAAGGCAAAGCACTGATCGGCCTGATGCTGAGACTAACTTGTAGATGACCTGAACGTAAATTGAACTCAAATTGATCTAATGACACCCGGAGCAGAAAAACAAATAAGCCAATTTTTGGCAGGCAAAAGCGAACATACCTTAAGCCTATACCATCATCTCCTAAGCCGCTTTGAACAGATCGGCGATATCATGGTTGAGCCTACCAAAACCATGATCGGTATCTCCAACAATCATAAGCGTATAGCCTGGGTAACGCAACTGGGCAGGAGTTTTATACATGTAGTATTTCCGTTTAAGCGTGAATATCCCGATAACCTGTGCTTTGTTAAAATGGGCCAGGTGCCGGGCCAAAACCAATTCAATCATCATTTCCGGATGAATTTGATAGACGACCTGAACGATGAAGTAATGGGCTTTATGCGACTGGCGTATTTTGAGGAGAATGTATAACACAAAAAGCCCCGGTTTCCCGGGGCCTTAACGGTATAGTAAAGAGAGCTGTATATCCAACTTTATCTGCTACCGGGTATCAATAGTTTAATAGCTTAGTATGCATCAAAACTCGGCATTAATGCGTCACTATAAAATAATGTAAATCACGTATTTTTTTGTGCGTGGCAACCCGCGGCCCCTCCCCGGGTAATTTCTACCCAAGTCTTCAGCATCTCACATTTGAACATAAAAAAAGAGGCCGTATCATAAATCAAATGATGCGGTCTTTATTTTTTTAGCCTAATAGCTGAATTTGGTATTGAGTTTCTATGGAATTTTTTGAGGGGGAGGGGGTAGCTTTCTTGGGCGAACCTGAGTGGTAAAACGACTCATTTAAGCCGCTTTTTTCCTTAGATTTTGTGCGATTGCAACTAAACCCCATTCTATTTCTACTTTTTCCTTGCCGCGGAGCATAAACCGTTTAAAGCCATGGTTCTGCTTAATATTACCAAATACAGGTTCTACATCAAAGCAGCGTTTCTTTCGCCGTTGTATGCCTTCTTCACTGTTTAACAGCTCGTGCGCCTTTTGTTTCAGGCGGTTCAGGTTTTCATTGATTTCAATGATCCGATTCCCTTTTGATTTATGGCAAATACCGTTCAGCGGACAGTTAGCGCAGTTAACTGCCTGGTATCTTTTTACCGTTTGTTCAAACTCCGTGCTTGTTTTTCTTTTACTTGTTCCGATGAAATTCATTTGCTGGCCCATCGGGCAGATGTAACAATCTTTCTCCTGGTTGTAAAAAAGCTTATTTGCTGCAAAAGGGTGCTTGTTGTTGTGATTCTCATTTTGTTCCTTATCGAACATCCCATACTTTACAAAGGCGATTGTTCCTTTTTGTTCCAACCGCGTGTAGTTCTCCTCGGAGCCATATCCGGCATCGGCTGTAAGCACTTGCGGTGCTTTGCCAAAGCTGACTTCATGCTGCGCTAAATGAGCACTTAATGTATTGGTGTCTGTGGTGTTGGAGTGAATGGTGTAATTGACAATGAACTGGTTGGATGTGGATATCTGAACATTATACCCCGGTTTTAACTGGCCGTTTTTCATGTGGTCTTCCTTCATCCGCATGAATGTGGCATCCGTATCGGTCTTGGAATAGCTGTTGCGTTCACCCAGCAGAGCTTCCTGCTGCTCATAGCGGGCAATGGCCTGCGGGTAATGTTTGCTGATATACCGCAGCTTGCTTTTGACCTGTTTGGAAACATCCTCACGCGAGGAAAGCTTCTCATTGAGTTTATCTACTGCGGCATTGACCTTTTCACTGTCAATAACAGTAAAGTCAGGCGGATCAGGCAGCCTGTCTTCTTCTTTTGCTACGCTTTGGGCATAGTCCCATATCTCTGACAGCTGCTTTTTCATCTTTTCCTTATTGGTCTGAATCGCTTTCTTCCAGACAAAGGTATACCGGTTTGCATTCGCCTCTATCTTTGTCCCGTCCGTATTCACTTCTTCAATACTGAGCAGGCCTTCCTCTGCCAAAAGTTTCACCACATCTTCGAACACATCACGCAGCGCATGCTTCAAACGTACGCCCCGGAAACGGTTGATCGTATTATGATCAGGATAGTTCATCGAACTCAGCCACATCAGGTAAACGCTTTCCCGGCAGGCTGCTGCCAGCTTTCGGCTGGAGTAGGTGTTGGTTACATACCCATATACCAGCACCTTTAACAACATTTGCGGGTGATAGCTTGAACTCCCGCGGATATGATAAGCTTTCAGCAATGGTTCCAGATAGAGCCTGTCGATCACATCGTTAACTACACGCACCGGGTGCGATGCCGGAACTAATTCGTCAAGTGTCGGAGGAATAGCCATCAACTGCCGTTGCTGGTAGGGCTTGAATACAGGTCTTTTAGAGGACATACTACGCTACTTTCGATACATAAATATATGAAAATCAGATTATTATATCAACTAAATACCCCTCTTTATTCCAATAAATTATGCACAAATAAAAAAGAGGCCATACCATGATTTATGATACAGCCTCTTTATATAAAAGGAATCCTTATTTAAGGGTTAACTTAGTTAGACTCCTCGGTTTTGCTTTTTTTAGCTTTGCTTTCAGCACCTTCCATTTGTTCTTTCAGTTGTGCTAAAACGCTCAGGTCGCCTAAAGTCGATTTTTCAACCGAATCTTTTACTTTCTTAACCGCGCTGGTAGTAGCTTTCGCTTCTTTTTTACGGTTTTCAAAGTCAGCTACCCTTGCTTCGCTGCGCTGATCTTCCCAGATACGTGAGTGAGAGATAACAATACGTTTGTTCTCTTTGTTAAACTCAATGATCTTGAATTCTGCAGTTTCGTCAGCTTTTAAAGCTTTGCCATCCTCTTTAACCAGGTGTTTGGTTGGCGCAAAGCCTTCAACACCGTAAGGTAAAGCTACAATGGCACCTTTGTCGGTCACTTTCAACACGGTACCTTCGTGGATAGAATCAACACCGAATACGGTTTCGAAAGTATCCCAAGGGTTTTCTTCCAGTTGTTTGTGGCCTAAGCTCAGTTTGCGGTTCTCAACGTCAAGTTCTAAAACTACTACGTCCAGCTTCTCGCCTACTTTAGTGAACTCGTTAGGGTGGTTAACTTTTTTGCTCCAAGAAAGGTCGCTGATGTGGATCAAACCATCGATACCATCTTCCAGTTCAACAAACACACCAAAGTTGGTCATGTTTTTAACTGTAGCAACATGCTGTGTACCAACCGCATAACGGTCAGCAGCTTGCTGCCATGGATCAGGGGTCAGTTGTTTGATACCCAAGCTCATTTTGCGCTCGTCGCGGTCAAGTGTTAACACTTGTGCTTCAATTTCGTCGCCTACTTTCAGGAATTCCTGAGGGTTGCGCAGGTTTTGCGACCACGACATTTCTGATACGTGGATCAAACCTTCAACACCAGGGATAATTTCAAGGAACGCGCCGTAATCGGCAACGGTAACAATTTTACCTTTAACGTGCGAACCTACCTTGATATCTTCGGTAAGGCTTTGCCAAGGATGCGGGGTTAATTGTTTTAAGCCCAGGGCGATACGTTTTTTCTCGTCATCAAAGTCAAGCACTACAACGTTGATCTTCTGATCTAACGCCAATACTTCACGCGGATGCTCGATACGGCCCCAGGAGATATCGGTAATGTGCAGTAAGCCGTCTACGCCACCAAGATCGATGAATACACCAAAGTCGGTAATATTTTTAACGGTACCTTCCAATACCTGGCCTTTTTCCAATTTGGCCACAATTTCAGTTTTTTGGTTTTCCAGATCGTCCTCGATCAGCACTTTGTGCGATACCACTACGTTTTTAAACTCGTGGTTGATCTTAACAACTTTGAACTCCATAGTTTTACCAACGTACACATCGTAATCGCGGATAGGCTTGATATCGATCTGTGAACCTGGTAAGAAGGCTTCTACGCCCATAATATCAACGATCAGACCACCTTTGGTGCGGCTCTTCACAAAGCCGGTGATGATCTCATCATTATCAAGAGCCGAATTAATACGCTCCCATGATTTTTGGGTTTTAGCACGCTTGCGTGATAATACTAACTGACCGTTAGCATCTTCCTGCGACTCAACAAATACGTCAACCTTATCACCGATCTTCAGATCAGGAGTGTCGCGGAACTCAGAAAGCGATACCATACCATCAGATTTGAAGCCGATGTTTAATACCACATCCTTGTTGTTGATGTTTACCACAATGCCTTCAATGATCTCACCCTGGTTAATAGAGTTAAAGGTCACATCATACATTGCTTCCATTTTTTCGCGGTCAGCAGCGCTGTAATTGCCGAATTTTTTGTCGTCGGCGTCCCAGTCAAAATCCTGGTTCGAAGTGGTGATGTTGGCCTTAATGTCCTCGATCGACAGTGAATCTGCTTCAGATTCAATTACCTCTTCGTTTGCATTGGCTGTAGCTGTACCCAGCTCAGCTTCTTTTGCTTTTAATTCGTTTTCTACTTCTTGTTTTTTTGCCATTAAATAATTTGTCTCCTTTTCCCAACTCAATTGGGACTGCAAAGGTAAGAATATATTTTTGACAGATAAAAATTATTTTATTGTTAAATATTGATTTTTAAGGGGTTTTGTGATTTTTAATTTCACCGATTTAATGGCAAGTGTGCAAACGATTTCACCGATTTTGTTTTACCCTAATAATTAAGCAGGTAAAAAATCTGAAGATCTTTGAAATAAGTTCAATCAGGATTCCGGCAAAATCGCTGAAATCATAATTAAAATTATGGCGTTGCCTGCGGCCCGGGCTGTACGCTCATACTGCACAGGCATTAGCCACAAGCCGGTATCCGCTCCTATCCAACGCAGTTTTGTGGCAAGCCTTTCGCCTTTAACCTTTCAGCTTTTACCTAACTTCTCCTCTATCTCCTCAAATATCTCCATAAAGCTATCGTATATCTTCAGGCGGTAGTTCATGATCACTCCAGTAAGGGCAGCCTCCTGTTCGGGGGTGAAGGGGTGATGCCATACCCGCATGCAGATCCGCTTCAAAGCGTAGGCCACCTGCGATGCATCTACGTAGGTCTCCAAATAGCGGTGCTTCTTAAAGGCTTCAAAAAAGGTGAGGAATACATCGGTATTCTTCATGCCGCTGAAGGTGAGAAATTCGTTGATCACCTCTTCGTCACAACTGCCCAGGTGATTGTAAAAGCCATCCACAGTAATTTTGCCGGTGGTGAGCAGCAGGTTATCCAGCAACAATTCGATAGCGATATGGCCCAAAAAGAAGGGCTTCACCGGCGATCCCTCGATAACTGGACGTAACACCTCTTTCAATCCGCGACTGTGGCGAATAAAAAACTCAGACGAATGGAAATGCTTGTCTATCTCCAAATGCTTCTGCCAGCCGGCAATAATGGAGTTGATGGTATCCTTTTGATGGTGCAATTTTTCGGGGTGCAGGATAATGGTTTTATCGGCGTTTTTCAACAGGTCGGGTAAAACCGTACCCAAAATGTGGTAGCAGTTGGCCGAATGCCTGTCAAAGTAATAGTGCGATAAAAAATTCATAGCGTTGGTGTTATGGCAAGATAACCATAGGGGTCGATATCTGCAAGTTAGGAAACCGTTAAGAAATCGCTAATACGCGAAATCCCGTCCGTTCCAGAGACATTAGGCACGGGATATGCAATTATAAAGCAGTGTTTTAGTGAGAGCCCAATGATTGATACCCGGAAAATTATATAGCGATGGGTTTGAAACCCATCGCTACGGAATGATCGATATTGTCATCCAAATCTCATCAAAACTTCATCTTTAATTTTTAACTTGCGGTTCCTTAATTGATTATAAATTATAAATATGCCCGGAACATATACGCTCCGTAATTTAATTTGTTCACTGCTAATTGTCTTTGCCGCCTCTTCTATAAACGCGCAAAACCTGCCATTGGACAATGCCTTTGCCCATAACGATTACCAGCACCGCCAGCCCCTTTTCGAGGCGCTGAACAATGGCTACACCAATATCGAGGCCGATGTTTATATCTACAAAAACCGTTTGGTAGTTACCCATGTGCTACCGCAGATCCATCATCACCGCCAGTTAAAAAACCTGTACCTGCAACCACTGGCCGACCAGGTAGCAAATAACAACGGCGAAGTTTACCCCGGTTACAAAGGCACCATTACGCTGATGATCGATATCAAATCGGACGGGGAACGTACCTACCAACTACTAAAACCCATGCTGGAGCAATACCGCGAGATGCTATGCGGCTATCAGAACGGCGAGTATAAAGCCGGACCGGTGCGCATCGTTTTATCAGGCCACAAACCGGTGCAAACCATTCGCAACGACCCTGACCGCCTGGCTTTTATTGACGAAGACCTGCGCCGCATTAACCGTGATACCACCATCGCTGCCGAAAACGCACTGGCCATGGCCAGCTGCAAATATTCTAAACTGTTAAAGTGGCGTGGATCGGGCTTACTTTCGCTGCGTGAGCGTATTAAGCTGACCAACTTTACCGCGCAAGCCCACCTGCTGGGTGCCAAGGTGCGCCTTTGGGGTTCGCCGGATAATGAAAAGGTTTGGCAGCAACTGCTGCAATGCGGTGTCGATCTGATCAATACCGATAAACTGACCCGCCTGCGTAATTTCCTTACTAAAGAGGGAGCGCCGGCTGTACAGGCTAATTAGCAACCCACTATATATAAATAAAACCAAGGTGTTTGTGCGTGCACGGGCGCCTTTTTTGTTTTAAAAATCCGTTGTCATTGCGAGGGGCATAGCAACGTGGCAATCTCATAGGCAGGTCCTCGTTGCTTGTCCTATGGGATTGCCGCGCTATCGCTCGCAATGACAAGCTGTTTTAGTTTTAAATTAAGCGTGGACGCTTAATTAGGAGTTGCGGCAAGCGTAGACGCTTGCCGCGGCGGTTTTCAGCCAATGACTAATGACAGTGCAGCGAATGACTAATGACCAAGCTTACTCCACCACTATCTCATCAGCAAAAATGTACGATGGGCTGCCTTTACTTTCATGCCAGTCGGGCAGCGGACCGTATTGCTTAGCGATAAGCCTTATATACCGGGCTTTTGTATTCAACTGGCCTACAAAGTTTTGGATGCTGATATTTTCGTCCTTAATATCGGTTTTGGTTTCCACCTTAACCACATCGCGATAGGTCTTGCCATCGTCCGATACCTGGTACTGCACATATTTAGGGAACACGATCCATGAGCGCGAATCTTGCAAGGTATTCAGGCTTACTTGCTTAACCTGCTTCACTTCGCCCAGGTCAAGTATGGCCACCAGGTCCTTGCCCTGGTAACCCTGCCAGTTGCCTAAACGCCAGTTGGTGCTGCCATGCAAACCATCGATCAGGGCATCTTGTCCCTCGGCCGGGTAGTTGGGCAGGTATTTGTTGATCAGCGTCAGCTTTACATCGCCCTTGGTTTTGGTGAACGTGCCTGAGTTGACCATGCTGCTTTTATCATCTTTAACCGCGATGGCTTTGATAGTAGTGGTAGCGTTAACGCTTATCGGTGCGGTAAATAGTGTGGAGCTTGTTGTCGGCGTTGAACCATCAAGCGTATAATATAGCTTAGCGCCTTCGTTTCCGCTGGTAATTTCCACGGTAGTTTTATCCTTAAATGTGCGCGCGCCGTTGATAAAGTAAGGATTAGATACGATAAGGTTATCGGTGATCTTCGACGTTGGCTTTTCCAGTTCCTGCATAAACAGGCGGTTAGGTAGCCGGCCGGCAAGATACTCAAACTCGCCGCCTTTGTTCACATCGTCGTAATCGAGATAGAGCTTATTATAAGGCTTCTTATTCAGGTTCATACCCTGCAGGTAGAAATTGTTTTGCGATACGGCCGTATTGGTGATGGTGAACTTTTTGCCATTCTCCAGGCTGATCACAGCTTTATCAAACTGTGGCAAGCCAATATTATATTGTTGCTGACCGGGAGCCACATTATAAATGCCAAGGGCACTCATCACATACCAGGCCGACATTTGCCCGCAATCCTCGTTTCCGGCTAAACCATCGGGACCGTCCTTATACTCCTCCTTCATAATCTTGCTTAGATATAGTTGGGTCTTGCTCGGATCATCGGTAAAATTATAAAGGTAGGCCATGTGATGACTAGGTTCGTTACCGTGGGCGTACTGGCCGATCAAGCCAGTAATATCCGCCTGTTCGCGGCCACTCAGTTTACTGGTGGTGGTAAACAGTTCATCAAGTTTGGCTTCAAACTTTTCTTTGCCGCCCATTTTTGCCATCAGGGTCTCCTCATCATGCGGAACAAGGAAGGCGTATTGCCAGGCATTGCCCTCGGTATAGTTGTTGTTTACCTCGGTAGGCTCGAATGGCAGGTACCAGCCACCGTTTACACGGGCCTGCATAAAGCCGTTTTGGTTGTTGTACTGATTTTTCCAGTATTGCGCCCGCTGGATGTATTCTACGTAATCCTGCTGTTTGCCCAGCATTTTGGCAAATTGGGCTATGCACCAGTCATCGTAAGCGTATTCTAAGGTTTTAGATACCGATTCGTGCTCGTCGTCGGCCAAAACTACGCCGTTCCTACGATATGAGTCTAAGCCAAATTGATCGCGGTTAACAGCCGCCTTCATGGCGCGCAGGGCCTTATCAGTATTAAAATCACGGATGCCTTTGGCGTAGGCATCTACTATCACCGGGATGCTGTGGTTGCCCACCATGCAATACGTTTCCGATGATCCTACCGGCCAGATAGGTAGCAAGCCGCCGTCATCATACATCGCTAAAAAGGTTTTGATAAAATCCAGTGTGCGCTTTTTATCTATCAGGCTTAGCAGCGGATGCTCGGCCCGGTAGGTATCCCAAAGGCTGAAAATGGTATAATAATTAAAGCCGTTGGCGGTATGCACCTTTTGATCCATCCCGCGGTATTGCCCATCCACATCGTTATAAATATTGGGGGCCAACATGCTGTGGTAAAGCGCGGTGTAAAATATACTGCGCTTGATCTTACCGTAATCTATAAATACCGGCTTTACTCTTTGGTTTGGGTTGGCATTATAGCCGCCGTACGGGTTATATCCATTATATGCATTCTGCATGTTCTGTACCGATTGCGGCACGGGCGGCGCACCACCCTCCACCTGTATCTTGGCGAGTTCGTTCACCCATTGATCGTGCGCGGCTTTTTGCACCTTCTTAAAGTCGAAGTCCGGAACCTCGGTATCCAGGTTCTTCAAAGCGCCATCGGCACTTACCGACGAGATCCCCACCTTGCTGATCACCTCGCCGGGATTATCAAACACCAGGATCATCTTTACGTTTTTGCCTTCAACCTTGCTTTTGCCCTCCTGCGGCTTATCATTCAACGCTATGCTGTAGCTTTTGAACGGACGGTTGAATTTGGCGTAGAAGTATACATACTGATCGCGCGCCCATGAGCGGGAGCGGCGAAAGCCCCTAACCTCATGGTTACTGATCATCTCCACCCACGATTCGATCACGTTATCGCGATGTTTCAGATCGATCAAAATATTAGCCTGCTGCGTGCTTGGGTAACTATAGCGATGAACACCAACCCTTGTAGTAGCAGTCAGTTCTACCCCGATGTTGTATTTATCCAGCCGGGTTTTATAATAACCGGGCTGTCCGCTCTCGTTCTTCTTTTTAAACGGAGAGCGATATTCAGTGTTCAACCATTGCGGATCACCTGTGGTAGGCATAAACAGGATATCGCAATAATCGGCAATGCCGGTACCGCTCAGGTGTGTATGCGAGAAGCCATAAACTAACGAATCGGTATAATGATAACCCGAGCAGCCGTCCCAGCCCTCTAATCTTGTATCGGGGCTTAGCTGCACC comes from Mucilaginibacter mali and encodes:
- the rpsA gene encoding 30S ribosomal protein S1, coding for MAKKQEVENELKAKEAELGTATANANEEVIESEADSLSIEDIKANITTSNQDFDWDADDKKFGNYSAADREKMEAMYDVTFNSINQGEIIEGIVVNINNKDVVLNIGFKSDGMVSLSEFRDTPDLKIGDKVDVFVESQEDANGQLVLSRKRAKTQKSWERINSALDNDEIITGFVKSRTKGGLIVDIMGVEAFLPGSQIDIKPIRDYDVYVGKTMEFKVVKINHEFKNVVVSHKVLIEDDLENQKTEIVAKLEKGQVLEGTVKNITDFGVFIDLGGVDGLLHITDISWGRIEHPREVLALDQKINVVVLDFDDEKKRIALGLKQLTPHPWQSLTEDIKVGSHVKGKIVTVADYGAFLEIIPGVEGLIHVSEMSWSQNLRNPQEFLKVGDEIEAQVLTLDRDERKMSLGIKQLTPDPWQQAADRYAVGTQHVATVKNMTNFGVFVELEDGIDGLIHISDLSWSKKVNHPNEFTKVGEKLDVVVLELDVENRKLSLGHKQLEENPWDTFETVFGVDSIHEGTVLKVTDKGAIVALPYGVEGFAPTKHLVKEDGKALKADETAEFKIIEFNKENKRIVISHSRIWEDQRSEARVADFENRKKEAKATTSAVKKVKDSVEKSTLGDLSVLAQLKEQMEGAESKAKKSKTEESN
- a CDS encoding DUF5655 domain-containing protein, which gives rise to MTPGAEKQISQFLAGKSEHTLSLYHHLLSRFEQIGDIMVEPTKTMIGISNNHKRIAWVTQLGRSFIHVVFPFKREYPDNLCFVKMGQVPGQNQFNHHFRMNLIDDLNDEVMGFMRLAYFEENV
- a CDS encoding IS1182 family transposase yields the protein MSSKRPVFKPYQQRQLMAIPPTLDELVPASHPVRVVNDVIDRLYLEPLLKAYHIRGSSSYHPQMLLKVLVYGYVTNTYSSRKLAAACRESVYLMWLSSMNYPDHNTINRFRGVRLKHALRDVFEDVVKLLAEEGLLSIEEVNTDGTKIEANANRYTFVWKKAIQTNKEKMKKQLSEIWDYAQSVAKEEDRLPDPPDFTVIDSEKVNAAVDKLNEKLSSREDVSKQVKSKLRYISKHYPQAIARYEQQEALLGERNSYSKTDTDATFMRMKEDHMKNGQLKPGYNVQISTSNQFIVNYTIHSNTTDTNTLSAHLAQHEVSFGKAPQVLTADAGYGSEENYTRLEQKGTIAFVKYGMFDKEQNENHNNKHPFAANKLFYNQEKDCYICPMGQQMNFIGTSKRKTSTEFEQTVKRYQAVNCANCPLNGICHKSKGNRIIEINENLNRLKQKAHELLNSEEGIQRRKKRCFDVEPVFGNIKQNHGFKRFMLRGKEKVEIEWGLVAIAQNLRKKAA
- a CDS encoding phosphatidylinositol-specific phospholipase C/glycerophosphodiester phosphodiesterase family protein, whose translation is MPGTYTLRNLICSLLIVFAASSINAQNLPLDNAFAHNDYQHRQPLFEALNNGYTNIEADVYIYKNRLVVTHVLPQIHHHRQLKNLYLQPLADQVANNNGEVYPGYKGTITLMIDIKSDGERTYQLLKPMLEQYREMLCGYQNGEYKAGPVRIVLSGHKPVQTIRNDPDRLAFIDEDLRRINRDTTIAAENALAMASCKYSKLLKWRGSGLLSLRERIKLTNFTAQAHLLGAKVRLWGSPDNEKVWQQLLQCGVDLINTDKLTRLRNFLTKEGAPAVQAN
- a CDS encoding aconitate hydratase gives rise to the protein MAFDLDMIKKVYDRYSTRIEAARKATGKPLTLTEKILYAHLSEGDVKAAYNRGVDYVDFAPDRVAMQDATAQMALLQFMQAGRPKVAVPSTVHCDHLIQAKVGATEDLHTAVDTNKEVYDFLASVSDKYGIGFWKAGAGIIHQVVLENYAFPGGMMIGTDSHTPNAGGLGMVAIGVGGADACDVMAGLPWELKFPKLLGVKLTGKLSGWTSAKDVILRVAGILTVKGGTGFIVEYFGEGAQSLSATGKGTICNMGAEIGATTSIFGYDEKAAAYLRGTERAEIADMADAVAQHLTGDAEVYANPEKYFDQVIEINLSELEPHVNGPFTPDLAWPLSKFATAVKENGWPAKLEVGLIGSCTNSSYEDITRAASIAKQATDKGLKAKAEYTVTPGSELVRYTVERDGYLDTFEQIGGVVLANACGPCIGQWARHTDDPTRKNSIITSFNRNFAKRQDGNPNTHAFVASPEIVTAFAIAGDLTFNPVTDTLTNEAGEQVKLDEPMGIELPVKGFAVEDAGYQAPAEDGSGVQVIVSPTSARLQLLDPFKPWEGTDITGLKLLIKAKGKCTTDHISMAGPWLKFRGHLDNISNNMLIGAINFFNNTADSVKNELTGEYGPVPATQRDYKAHGIGSIVVGDENYGEGSSREHAAMEPRHLGVRAILVKSFARIHETNLKKQGMLGITFADPADYDKILEDDTIDITGLTTFAPDKQLGITLHHADGTTESFPVNHTYNAQQIEWFKAGGALNIIRAQQGK